One window of the Clostridium sp. MB40-C1 genome contains the following:
- a CDS encoding response regulator, protein MSGEVNYSNIRYSNDCLKLINNTFQKFLDVDSVNYQIELKKSLEKIGLFFDLDRIYIYYFSKDPTFMKIECQWNKKDMSPKRETYEEEVVYALPWLIREIKNNDFVAINNTEKFPDEAVFEAEAFLKEGIESSLIVPLKSENKLIGFVGYESLSKPMTWEEDQISILRDISKAFSYTRVRIAREEAYESTLNGQAILLNNSESQIWALSNVTSYATVNEAHAKFFGKKKSDLEYQDLYDIFDIDTANKFSTNNWELFQKNEPSEKELQVKNWKGENRLLKIKSKPQRDERGNIKYIICTADDITEQRLAERLLSKAKEQAEAANIAKSQFLANMSHEIRTPMNGIFGFLELLQSTNLSLEQKEFIREAKSASEVLLHIINDILDFSKIEARKLTMENIGFNLRNTIEDAVSLLAPKAAEKGLELYTMIKEGVPEEVVGDPSRLKQILNNLISNAVKFTESGEISVTVDCLKEEDEIAVLSFEVKDTGIGIRREHINTIFQYFSQADASTTRKYGGTGLGLAISNELVKMMGGEICVESILGEGSTFKFDVKLKIAKGVSQQKFAFEKFQDVNILIVDDNDNNRKIVSSYLQGVGLEVFEAKDAASAITTIISNANTKNKISVAIIDYQMQDMSGYELATTLKTIPFAKDTKLILLTSVNQKGDVKVAKEYGFSSYLGKPVRRQDLLGCIAIVLGLKKEDEEEHRLITKHMVKKVKNALKPRILLVEDNEMNRKIVISILKCHEMTCDVAEDGREALKAVSEKDYDVVFMDCQMPVMDGYECTSKIRLLEGDKKHTTIIAMTANAMEGDSQKCIAAGMDDYISKPINFDTMFKMIEENTKERGLVTDYNNIIDNNIDYLIESTGFERDDAKEILEEYIKCLPNLLEDIKQAIDNNDFNKLAGVTHELKGSSGSLRIISIYELAIKLEAAALKQETDECARLFAKIKDLLH, encoded by the coding sequence ATGAGTGGTGAAGTCAATTACTCAAATATTAGGTATTCAAATGATTGTCTTAAGCTAATTAATAATACTTTTCAGAAATTTTTAGATGTAGATAGTGTTAATTATCAGATTGAGTTAAAAAAATCATTGGAGAAAATCGGTTTATTTTTTGATTTGGATAGAATTTATATCTATTATTTTTCTAAAGATCCTACCTTTATGAAAATAGAATGTCAATGGAATAAGAAAGATATGAGTCCCAAAAGAGAAACTTATGAGGAAGAGGTAGTTTATGCTCTTCCTTGGTTGATTCGAGAGATTAAGAACAATGATTTTGTTGCAATAAATAATACAGAGAAATTTCCTGATGAAGCGGTATTTGAAGCAGAAGCTTTTTTAAAAGAAGGAATAGAATCTTCCCTTATAGTTCCATTGAAAAGTGAAAACAAGTTAATTGGATTCGTTGGCTATGAAAGTTTATCAAAGCCTATGACGTGGGAAGAAGATCAAATAAGCATATTAAGAGATATTTCAAAGGCTTTTTCATATACAAGAGTAAGGATTGCAAGGGAAGAAGCATATGAATCAACACTTAATGGGCAAGCAATTTTACTTAATAATTCTGAATCACAGATTTGGGCTTTAAGTAATGTTACTTCTTATGCAACTGTTAATGAAGCTCATGCAAAGTTTTTTGGTAAGAAGAAAAGCGATTTAGAATATCAGGACTTATATGACATATTTGATATAGACACTGCAAATAAGTTTTCTACAAATAACTGGGAATTGTTTCAAAAGAATGAGCCATCAGAAAAAGAGCTTCAGGTTAAAAATTGGAAGGGTGAAAATAGGCTGCTTAAAATTAAAAGTAAGCCCCAAAGAGATGAAAGAGGTAATATTAAGTATATTATATGTACCGCTGATGACATTACAGAGCAGAGGCTTGCAGAAAGGTTGCTTAGCAAGGCAAAAGAACAGGCAGAAGCAGCAAATATCGCAAAAAGTCAGTTCCTTGCAAATATGTCTCACGAAATAAGAACACCAATGAATGGAATATTTGGATTTCTTGAATTGTTGCAATCAACTAATCTGTCTTTAGAGCAAAAAGAGTTTATACGTGAAGCAAAATCTGCTTCAGAGGTACTCTTACATATTATTAATGATATATTAGATTTTTCAAAGATAGAGGCCAGAAAACTAACCATGGAAAATATTGGGTTTAACTTAAGAAATACTATTGAAGATGCGGTTTCACTCCTTGCTCCTAAGGCTGCAGAAAAAGGTCTTGAACTTTATACTATGATTAAAGAAGGTGTTCCCGAAGAGGTTGTTGGTGATCCATCAAGACTTAAGCAGATATTAAACAATCTTATAAGTAACGCGGTAAAATTTACTGAAAGTGGCGAGATTTCTGTTACAGTGGATTGTTTGAAGGAAGAGGATGAGATAGCTGTACTTAGTTTTGAAGTAAAGGACACTGGAATTGGAATTCGCAGAGAACATATTAATACAATCTTTCAATATTTTAGTCAGGCAGATGCTTCTACAACTAGAAAGTATGGAGGAACAGGGCTTGGACTTGCTATATCTAATGAATTAGTCAAAATGATGGGCGGTGAAATTTGTGTTGAAAGTATACTAGGGGAAGGGTCTACATTCAAATTTGATGTGAAATTGAAGATTGCTAAAGGAGTCTCACAACAGAAATTTGCGTTTGAAAAGTTTCAAGATGTCAATATTTTGATTGTTGATGATAATGATAATAATAGAAAAATTGTTAGTTCATATCTTCAAGGAGTTGGATTGGAGGTATTTGAGGCCAAGGATGCTGCCAGTGCCATTACAACAATTATTTCAAATGCAAATACAAAAAACAAAATAAGTGTTGCTATCATAGACTATCAAATGCAGGATATGAGTGGTTATGAACTTGCAACTACATTAAAAACAATACCTTTTGCAAAGGATACTAAATTAATACTTCTAACCTCAGTGAATCAAAAAGGAGATGTTAAGGTTGCGAAAGAATATGGGTTTTCATCCTATTTGGGTAAACCTGTAAGAAGACAAGATTTACTTGGGTGCATTGCTATAGTATTGGGATTGAAAAAAGAAGATGAAGAGGAACATAGACTTATAACAAAACATATGGTTAAGAAAGTTAAGAATGCATTAAAACCGAGAATTTTATTGGTTGAAGACAATGAGATGAATCGTAAAATCGTTATAAGTATACTTAAGTGTCATGAGATGACTTGTGATGTGGCGGAAGATGGTAGGGAAGCATTAAAAGCAGTATCAGAAAAAGATTATGATGTTGTTTTTATGGATTGCCAGATGCCAGTGATGGATGGGTATGAATGTACATCTAAAATAAGGTTGCTTGAAGGGGATAAAAAGCATACTACAATTATTGCTATGACTGCTAATGCCATGGAGGGGGATTCCCAAAAGTGTATTGCAGCTGGAATGGACGACTATATTAGTAAGCCAATTAATTTTGATACTATGTTTAAAATGATAGAAGAGAATACTAAAGAGAGAGGACTTGTGACCGACTATAATAATATTATAGATAATAATATTGATTACTTGATTGAAAGCACAGGATTTGAAAGAGATGACGCAAAAGAAATACTTGAAGAATATATAAAATGTCTACCTAATTTATTGGAAGATATTAAGCAAGCTATAGATAACAATGATTTTAATAAATTAGCGGGGGTGACTCACGAATTAAAAGGTTCCTCTGGATCCCTAAGAATAATTTCTATTTATGAATTAGCAATAAAGTTAGAAGCGGCAGCTTTGAAACAGGAAACAGATGAATGTGCTAGACTTTTTGCTAAAATAAAAGATTTGCTTCACTAA
- a CDS encoding HD-GYP domain-containing protein codes for MRLVSVFSLKGDEILGRQIYDEVGKVLLNVGVKLKPYYIQRIKEMGINSVYIDDDISKNVIIEESISERTRQMSKRAVKEMIGRYCREGKTDNNSVMNSVNTVIEDVLSNKDVLINVAEISAGDNNIYSHSVNVCVLATIIGTHMGYSMLKLKDIAAGALLHDIGKIKIMNDKKLLADFKSKEELDKYIRLMHPKVGYDFLGEQYVWNASVKVVALMHHERSDGSGYPLKLKGDEINQIAKIVSICDVFDNLISGRNSEEGKTVQEVIEYLVGMSNIYFDAEIVRKVTTNIAAFPTGSGIILSSNEKGLVVKQNNSMPMRPVVKVIYDKDGKLLLEPYEIDLLKELTLFITSTCEL; via the coding sequence ATGAGACTTGTTAGTGTCTTCAGCCTGAAGGGAGATGAAATTCTTGGAAGGCAGATTTACGATGAAGTAGGTAAGGTTTTACTTAATGTGGGAGTAAAACTAAAACCTTATTATATTCAAAGAATTAAAGAAATGGGAATTAATTCAGTATATATTGATGATGATATATCAAAAAATGTGATTATTGAAGAAAGTATTTCTGAAAGAACAAGGCAAATGAGCAAACGTGCTGTTAAGGAAATGATTGGAAGATATTGTCGTGAAGGGAAAACTGATAATAATAGTGTTATGAATTCAGTGAACACAGTGATTGAAGATGTACTATCAAATAAGGATGTTTTGATAAATGTTGCAGAAATAAGTGCTGGTGATAACAATATATATTCCCATTCGGTAAATGTCTGTGTATTGGCTACAATAATAGGAACTCATATGGGATACAGTATGTTAAAGCTTAAAGATATAGCTGCAGGTGCATTATTGCATGATATAGGTAAAATAAAAATTATGAATGATAAGAAACTTTTAGCAGATTTTAAGAGTAAGGAAGAATTAGATAAATATATTAGATTAATGCATCCAAAGGTTGGTTATGATTTTTTAGGGGAGCAGTATGTTTGGAATGCATCTGTCAAGGTAGTTGCATTAATGCATCATGAAAGAAGCGATGGCAGCGGGTATCCTTTAAAATTAAAAGGTGATGAAATAAACCAAATTGCAAAAATAGTGTCTATATGTGATGTATTTGATAATTTGATATCAGGTAGAAATTCCGAGGAAGGTAAAACTGTGCAAGAGGTTATTGAATATCTTGTAGGTATGAGCAATATTTATTTTGATGCAGAAATAGTGAGAAAAGTTACTACTAACATAGCTGCTTTCCCAACAGGGAGTGGAATTATTCTAAGTTCAAATGAAAAGGGTTTAGTAGTAAAGCAAAACAACTCAATGCCAATGAGACCTGTTGTAAAAGTTATATATGATAAAGATGGAAAATTACTTTTAGAACCTTATGAAATAGATTTATTAAAAGAATTAACTCTTTTTATTACAAGTACCTGTGAACTTTAA
- a CDS encoding AraC family transcriptional regulator, with product MEWLERLNESIKYIESNLDGTIEYEMAAKISCCTVYHFQRMFSYLAGVPLSEYIRNRRLTKAALDLQNGDKVIDVALRYGYESPTAFNRAFQKIHYVSPSIAQKKGTFLKAYPPISFKITIKGVEEMEYSIIKKQQIRIVGIKAPLEKNVEDNFKFVPKLWEESAQSGVIDQIVSLMNEDSNGILGVSACIDKLDKWEYYIATATDKKVPKGMYEYVIPAGTWAVFPGEGAMPKAIQELEKRIITEWLPTSGYEYADAPDIEVYLNEDPTNSKFEVWVPIRKK from the coding sequence ATGGAATGGTTAGAAAGGTTAAATGAATCAATTAAGTATATTGAATCAAATTTAGATGGAACTATTGAATATGAAATGGCAGCAAAAATTTCCTGTTGTACTGTATATCATTTTCAAAGAATGTTTTCATATTTAGCAGGAGTACCTTTATCAGAGTATATAAGAAATAGAAGATTAACAAAAGCAGCCCTTGATTTACAAAATGGAGATAAGGTGATTGATGTAGCATTACGTTATGGCTATGAATCTCCAACTGCTTTTAATAGGGCTTTTCAAAAGATACACTATGTATCGCCTTCAATAGCTCAAAAAAAGGGAACATTCCTAAAAGCATATCCTCCTATTAGTTTTAAAATAACAATAAAAGGAGTAGAAGAAATGGAGTATAGTATAATTAAAAAGCAACAAATTAGAATAGTCGGAATAAAAGCCCCGTTAGAAAAGAATGTTGAGGATAATTTTAAATTTGTACCGAAATTATGGGAAGAATCAGCACAAAGTGGGGTGATTGACCAGATAGTATCTCTTATGAATGAAGATTCTAATGGGATATTAGGAGTCAGTGCTTGCATAGATAAACTAGATAAATGGGAATATTATATAGCTACAGCAACGGATAAAAAAGTACCAAAGGGTATGTATGAATATGTAATACCAGCAGGCACTTGGGCTGTTTTCCCTGGAGAGGGTGCTATGCCAAAAGCAATTCAAGAACTTGAAAAAAGAATAATTACAGAATGGTTACCAACGTCTGGATATGAATATGCAGATGCACCAGATATTGAAGTATACTTGAATGAAGACCCAACTAATTCAAAGTTTGAAGTTTGGGTACCAATTAGAAAGAAATAA
- a CDS encoding DUF1003 domain-containing protein has product MGGKDDICYSKEELIRKILEKDKDLKGSDIDEELIHELISGKVSKNINNTDYENTTLGQRTADKIATFGGSWTFIIIFCAVLAIWIIGNAIILKSKAFDPYPFVFLNLILSCLAAIQAPIIMMSQNRQSEKDRLTAGNDYLVNLKAEIIIEDLHNKIDLLMDNQEECKKNEQRLLKEIKELKYKSS; this is encoded by the coding sequence ATGGGTGGTAAGGATGATATATGTTATAGTAAAGAAGAATTAATACGAAAAATATTAGAAAAAGATAAAGATTTAAAGGGAAGTGACATTGATGAAGAATTAATACATGAACTTATCAGTGGTAAAGTTTCAAAGAATATAAATAATACGGATTATGAAAATACAACACTAGGACAAAGAACTGCTGATAAAATAGCCACATTTGGTGGTAGTTGGACATTTATAATTATTTTTTGTGCGGTATTAGCAATTTGGATTATAGGAAATGCTATTATTTTAAAGAGTAAAGCATTTGATCCATATCCCTTTGTATTTTTGAATCTAATATTATCTTGTCTTGCTGCTATACAGGCTCCAATAATTATGATGTCACAAAATCGTCAATCAGAAAAAGATAGGTTAACTGCTGGAAATGATTACCTTGTCAACTTGAAAGCTGAAATTATAATAGAAGATTTGCATAATAAAATTGATTTGTTAATGGATAACCAGGAAGAGTGTAAGAAAAATGAACAAAGATTATTAAAAGAAATAAAAGAATTAAAATATAAGAGTAGCTAA
- a CDS encoding response regulator, translating into MKKVLIVDNSSYMRMFVKKIIEKGDFHNIFEASSEEDAIEIFKIEKPDIVILDLNMSEFRMDGVRVLTDIMKINPETVVIIISAVGHENVKDECIALGAKSYIRKPFDTEILLKTLEEYK; encoded by the coding sequence ATGAAAAAGGTATTAATAGTTGATAATTCATCGTATATGAGAATGTTTGTAAAAAAGATTATTGAAAAAGGCGATTTCCATAATATATTTGAGGCATCAAGTGAAGAGGATGCAATAGAGATTTTTAAAATTGAAAAGCCAGACATTGTAATTTTAGATTTGAACATGTCTGAGTTTAGGATGGATGGTGTTCGTGTGTTAACTGATATAATGAAAATTAATCCTGAAACAGTTGTAATTATTATATCAGCAGTAGGACATGAAAACGTAAAAGATGAGTGTATAGCGCTAGGAGCTAAGAGCTATATTAGGAAACCTTTCGACACTGAAATTTTATTAAAGACATTAGAAGAATACAAATAA